The Podarcis muralis chromosome 16, rPodMur119.hap1.1, whole genome shotgun sequence genomic interval taattataaaaatTAGGAGGGGAGGGCCGTTCGGACTTTTGCACAGGGATGGAGAAGATGGGTGTGTGATTTCTTTGCTACGATTCGTAATCTGCCTCTTGATCTCCAAATCTGCCTTGAACTGGACGGGGCAGAGTGGGCAGGTGTCCCTCGCTTTGTGTGCAGGAAGTGGGGAGTGCCAAGACCACTTTACCTGTGGGGCAAGGAGCTTGTGGGGTCCTCTACATTCGGAAGCCGTGAGCATCTCTGAACAGTCTCTCCCCCAAGCACCCCAATTTCTGATGAGGACCTACCTGTTTCGAGAGTGCAAAAAGGGGGGAACAAATGAGCTTTGAAGTTTGACCGGTGCACCCTTAATTTGGCATCCTTGATGAAtgcattttcttctttaaaaatcggCTGCGTTCTCCCATGCCTGTGTTCCCCATCAGCCACTTCCCAGCACATAGCGAAACTGCGGAATTCGTGCCCACAAATTCTGTAGTGGTGGCGGCCACTGGCTTGCATGGCTTTCCTAGAGGACCTGGCAAACTTGTAGGCAGCTATCCATGGCTACCACTTGCCCCAATGGCTGTGTCCTCCCCTGTTGGAGGAAGGATGCCTCCGAATGCCAGTGTTGGGGGTCGCAGGTGGGGAGAGATGTGTGGCCCTCAGGTCCTTCCAGGTGGGCTCCCCATTGAGGAACCTGGTTGACCAAGGAGAGGATGGGATGAGAGACTCAGTGGGCTTCCTTTGACTTGACCCGGGAAGGCTCCCGCGGGGTAGACTGCCCTGGGATGAATCAGACCAGCAGTTCACCTGTCTCACGATTGCCTCTCAATGCCCGTTGACGGTGGTGTTGCTGTTGTCCTTGGGTCTTGATTGTGGGCATCTGCCCAGCCCCAGTGAGACCGCGATGTGGAGCAGATGATCCAGCCACAGGACTCTACCAATATCCCAATGGAACCCCCAGATCTAAAAGCAGTCTATCCACGTTCCTAGGTCCGATGGGGCATTTGTCCACTGATAGGCTGGGTGAGATGGGCTTTGCtttggccctgatccagcaggcaggcTCTTCCAGttttcttatggaacctccaggtccagaggcagtctagctggatcaggcataggcaatctcggcccaccagatgtttggagactacaattcccatcatccctgaccgctagggatcatgggagttgcagtcccaaaacatctggtgggttgAGGTTGCCTACGCCTGAGCTAGATTCTTTGGGGCTTTTGGCTACTGAAATAAGAGGGAGCTGGACCTTGCAGCTTCATTTAACAGGGCTTTCCTTATgctcttatggaacctccaggtccagaggcagtctatctagattcctcaaaggcccacctagtctagACACTGAGCTAGGTGAGCCTTTGAGCCTGATCCAGGAGCCAGGCTCTTCTGTATGTTTTGATGCTCTTCTGTCCCACTGAAGGTTCTCAAGGACGGTAAGAAACACCACCTTGGTcttctccaaccaaccaaccaaccaccaccTTCCAGAGCCCGTAGCGCCCATCCTCCCAGAGCCCCGCTGAGCTGGAGATTTCAGACCCGGTTCGTCCAACGGATGGGAAGGTGATGGCCTAGGGCCAGGGGTCTTGCACCATGAACGTCCAGCTGAGCTTGGAGAACGGCGGGGACATGTCCATCCAGGAGCAGGAGCTGATGCACAGCGACAGCCGGGCCCTGCACTCGGCCCTGCAGAGGCCGTCGCTGGTGGCCTCCGTCCTGGAGGGCAGCGAGTACCACCGGGCAGAGCACGCCCTGGCCACCACCTTGCACCCGGGGCTGGGCTTTGGTGGGGAGTCGCCCTCCGCCGGGGCGGGGAACAGCTACACCACCCTGACGCCCTTGCAGCCCCTGCACGAGAAgttccaccatcaccaccaccaccaccagtgccTCCCCATGGGGAACGTCATCGGCAGCTTCACCCTCATGCGGGAGGACCGGGGCCTGGGCGCCGGGGGGAACTTCTACAGCCCCTACCCCAAGGACATCGGCATGGGGCAGAGCCTGTCCTCCCTGCCCAGCCCGCAGCTGGGCCCCATGCACAACTATGCAGGCCACTCCTCCGCCCCGCTGGGCAACGAGAAGATGGTGTTGGGCAACGGCTTCGAGGCCCACTCAGCCGCCATGTTTGGCAGGATGGAGCAGCACTTCTCCCGGGAGATGTCCCCCTCGCAGAACTCCACCATGGCCTCTCCCAGCGCCATGGGCCAAACCCCCTACGGACACCCCCGGGCGGAGATGAACGCCCGGCCCAACCCGCCCATCGCCACCCAGACCACCGTCCTCTCCAGCCAACTGGAGGAGATCAACACCAAGGAAGTGGCTCAGAGGATCATCGCAGAGCTCAAGCGCTACAGCATCCCCCAAGCCATCTTCGCCGAGAGGGTCCTCTGCCGGTCGCAGGGCACCCTCTCGGACCTCCTGAGGAACCCCAAGCCCTGGAGCAAGCTCAAGTCCGGGAGGGAGACCTTCAAGAGGATGTGGAGGTGGCTGCAGGAGCCCGAGTTCCAGAGGATGGCAGCTTTAAGGTTAGAAGGTAAGATAATTTTTgacccccaccctcccccaggTGCAAGCTGTAAGCAAGGCTGGAACAATACAAGGAAGCGAGGAGGGGCTGTTGCCGCCCCCCTCAAGGTCCTCAACAGACGTGGCAACCCTATATATCAGGGCTTCGCAACCTTTTCAGGGCCACTGccccccatagctgtcaatgttttcctttttttaagggaaattcccttattctgaataggatttctcacaagaaaaggggaaagttgacagctatgctgcccCCTCGGGTCCACAAACTCATCCCCTGTGTCTGCTACCCCAAtaaaagcattacagtggtacctcaggttaagtacttaattcgttccggaggtccgttcttaacctgaaactgttcttaacctgaagcaccactttagctaatggggcctcctgctgctgcaccgccgctggagcacggtttctgttctcatcctgaagcaaagttcttaacctgaagcactatttctgggttagcagagtccgtaactgaagcatatgtaacctgaagcgtatgtaacccgaggtaccactgtattcagaacagCGGTTTGCATGACCCACAAAGGAAGATGGTAGCTCAATAAAATTCATtgactcacagaattgtagagttgggagcaCAGGAGCCCATTCCTAGGGGGCCAAAGTCCCTTCTGCCCCCccgaataaaatatttgagggggccagccccccctccaagttgatgtgcattgacattcaaatggtgtctcaTTCATAATCTTGTGGTCAGTTATGTGGGTTGGGGCTTAGCTAgggcccccccatttttttattcaagttggcaccccgagggaccctgagggtcatctagcccaaccccctgcaatgcaggaatctcagtgaaAGCATCCGTGACGGACAGCCATCCAGCCTCTCCTGaaatacctccaaggaaggaacgTCCAGCATCTCCCGAGGGAGTTCAAAAGaggaacaattaattgcacatttattcgaaAGCAAAACTATTTGGTTTAATTAAGTGAGCAGAATGGATAAACTGGATCCAGCGCTATCGGCTTTCCAAAGTCTGTTGGGCGTTGGCGTCTCCTGCACCCGCTGCCGCCCCCTTGCGCCTTAGCTCTCCACTAGGGaatcccaccccccattctcCCGGTGGCACCACCCACTTGGGAACCGCTGCTATCAGAGCCCATTAGGTGGGGTGGAGCAGCGTCCGCTTCTGCCGGCAGCAGAAAGCACCCCCTTACTGAGTTTCACCCCATAGGTGGAGAAGACATGGCCATAGCCTTGCTCAGTGCTCTTCCCTGGCTGAATTTGGCGATGGGGTTGCGTTCCAGCGTGCGGTGGAAGCCGTGGGGTGCGGTGGTGGCAGTCGGGGGGCAGGCAGGAGACGGCACATTCCCATCTTGCCTCAGGTGGCGAAATGGGATGGGGCGCCCCCAACTGCTCTATGCAGGCCCTTGCTTGGGAGTCAAGACTTGCTGGACTCTCTAGGCCTGGCTGCTGAGACAGCAGACCTGCCAAGGGTCTCGTCGAAGGAGGAACACCTTGTCCAGCCCAGGGGttggggaagaaaggaagggctTCTTCCTCACACAGCccgcagttaaactgtggaactcaccccCACAGGAGGCAGCTATGGCCACCCACCTTTGaatgaggattagacaaattcaggaagGAGGATTGGGCTATCGGTGGCTACAAACCACAGCAGCTGTGTACTCCCTCCAGCAAcggaggcagatttagggggtcGTGACTGGTCTGCCCTCACTGGGTGCTGAGCCGAGAGGGCACCGCGACAAAGACTTTGAATGGAAGTCGAGAGGCAGGGATGCGCactgaattttggtgttgcacagggcaccgctgGAATTTGAAAGCCCCTCTGGAGAAGACCCGTTGCTGCGAATTGCAAGCACTCAGGTTGTGCTTTTGGGCTTCCAGTTGGAACATCAGGGTGCTGGGCTAGACAGGACCCCTTTGGCCTCATCTCCTGATTCTTTAATTTTCCCCCcaaagatctttattgaaacttaacgtatatacataataaccaaaattcccaatgattccctcatataaaatataatatctaaattacaacagctgcataattatacacttaattataaaacccacccccaccctctaCAGCAATTCaacttctttatatttctttctacctttcccccttgcattctataataaattatttttgttaaattcttatttttccttctttctttgttttgttattgcttaCATTTCTTATTCTAAGCTCATTAACATAT includes:
- the LOC114587120 gene encoding hepatocyte nuclear factor 6-like, whose protein sequence is MNVQLSLENGGDMSIQEQELMHSDSRALHSALQRPSLVASVLEGSEYHRAEHALATTLHPGLGFGGESPSAGAGNSYTTLTPLQPLHEKFHHHHHHHQCLPMGNVIGSFTLMREDRGLGAGGNFYSPYPKDIGMGQSLSSLPSPQLGPMHNYAGHSSAPLGNEKMVLGNGFEAHSAAMFGRMEQHFSREMSPSQNSTMASPSAMGQTPYGHPRAEMNARPNPPIATQTTVLSSQLEEINTKEVAQRIIAELKRYSIPQAIFAERVLCRSQGTLSDLLRNPKPWSKLKSGRETFKRMWRWLQEPEFQRMAALRLEACKRKEQDQGKADRNHVPKRHRLVFTDIQRRTLHAIFHENQRPSKDLQITIAQQLGLELSTVSNFFMNARRRSLDKWMEEGRSPSSGGHATNPSSAVTCTKA